From one Lolium rigidum isolate FL_2022 chromosome 4, APGP_CSIRO_Lrig_0.1, whole genome shotgun sequence genomic stretch:
- the LOC124650262 gene encoding polygalacturonase At1g48100-like — MRAARPGLPRLMAVTLALVALFGVGVHGRNHIHKKPHGGGGAGHRGGAKGGSTVVSSPAVPPDEDATPLVAPPPPSPSGSIVPSDPATPAQPAEQCVFDVREYGATGENTADDTEAFRAAWSAACAVESAVLLVPSDGTFTISSTTFSGPCKPGLVFQVDGVLMPPDGPDCWPASDNRRQWLVFSNLDGMTLRGAGTIEGNGEDWWNLPCKPHRGPNGSTLHGPCDSPTLIRFFMSCNLVVQGLRVENSPEFHFRFDGCSDVLVDGLFIRSPANSPNTDGIHVENTERVGIYNSKISNGDDCISIGTGSYDVDIQNVTCGPGHGISIGSLGVHNSQACVANVTVRNAVIRNSDNGLRIKTWQGGMGSVSGITFDGVLMENVRNCIIVDQYYCMDKRCMNQSTAVHVTDVSYANIRGSYDVRSAPIHFACSDTVPCTNVTMSEVELLPFSGELVDDPFCWSAYGIQETPTIPPISCLQDGIPDSLLDNPDLKCR, encoded by the exons ATGAGAGCTGCAAGGCCGGGGCTGCCGCGGTTGATGGCGGTGACGCTTGCGCTAGTGGCATTGTTTGGCGTCGGCGTCCATGGAAGGAACCACATACACAAGAAGCctcacggtggcggtggcgccgggCACAGGGGCGGCGCAAAAGGAGGCAGCACGGTGGTGTCATCGCCGGCTGTTCCGCCGGACGAGGACGCGACGCCCCTggttgcgccgccgccgccgtcgccgtccggCAGCATTGTCCCGTCTGACCCGGCCACGCCGGCTCAGCCGGCGGAGCAGTGCGTGTTCGACGTCCGGGAGTACGGCGCGACGGGGGAAAACACGGCGGACGACACCGAGGCGTTCCGGGCGGCGTGGAGCGCGGCCTGCGCCGTGGAGTCGGCCGTGCTGCTGGTGCCGTCCGACGGCACGTTCACCATCTCCTCCACCACCTTCTCCGGGCCGTGCAAGCCCGGCCTCGTGTTCCAG GTGGACGGGGTGCTGATGCCGCCGGACGGGCCGGACTGCTGGCCGGCGTCGGACAACCGTCGGCAGTGGCTGGTGTTCTCGAACCTGGACGGCATGACGCTGCGCGGCGCCGGCACCATCGAGGGCAACGGCGAGGACTGGTGGAACCTCCCCTGCAAGCCTCACAGG GGTCCGAACGGGTCCACGCTGCACGGGCCGTGCGACAGCCCCACG CTGATCAGGTTCTTCATGAGCTGCAACCTGGTGGTTCAGGGCCTCAGGGTGGAGAACAGCCCGGAGTTCCACTTCCGGTTCGACGGCTGCAGCGACGTGCTCGTCGACGGGCTGTTCATCAGGTCGCCGGCCAACAGCCCCAACACCGACGGCATCCACGTCGAGAACACCGAGCGCGTCGGAATCTACAACTCCAAGATCAGCAATG GTGACGACTGCATCTCAATTGGGACTGGGAGCTATGATGTGGACATACAAAATGTAACATGCGGCCCTGGGCACGGCATAAG CATCGGCAGCCTAGGCGTCCACAACTCGCAGGCGTGCGTGGCGAACGTGACGGTGCGGAACGCGGTGATCCGCAACTCGGACAACGGCCTGCGGATCAAGACCTGGCAGGGCGGCATGGGCTCCGTCTCCGGGATCACCTTCGACGGCGTGCTCATGGAGAACGTGCGCAACTGCATCATCGTCGACCAGTACTACTGCATGGACAAGCGGTGCATGAACCAGTCCACCGCCGTGCATGTCACCGACGTCTCCTACGCCAACATCCGCGGCTCCTACGACGTCCGCAGCGCGCCCATCCACTTCGCCTGCAGCGACACCGTCCCCTGCACCAACGTCACCATGTCCGAGGTCGAGCTGCTGCCCTTCAGCGGCGAGCTCGTCGACGACCCCTTCTGCTGGAGCGCCTACGGGATCCAGGAGACGCCCACCATCCCGCCCATCTCCTGCCTGCAGGACGGCATCCCGGACTCCCTCCTCGACAACCCGGATCTCAAGTGCCGATGA